In Cucurbita pepo subsp. pepo cultivar mu-cu-16 chromosome LG04, ASM280686v2, whole genome shotgun sequence, the following are encoded in one genomic region:
- the LOC111792626 gene encoding uncharacterized protein LOC111792626 isoform X1 yields the protein MVSRDKDSTTNHQPLLSSLVVRPSNSDGVGATSGGRVGRGSDFEAGEVPRDPPQYSRLDRYSADLGYRIHAGSASPTRHRDDHRYVSDFDRSGDLMRGREFGGRSDHGRYRETSPHYSRRISGGRPYGRGFDSPGLAPGPFRGERSNNPNVCPRDGDWYCSDPLCDNLNFGRREFCNKCNRPRTGAGGRPRRGPVGGPPSLHSPPRRFTAHPIERSPGRTPNEYRSPPRAWTRGCSRDIAAGGLAPQRYENRYSDLRRDRVDYLEDSFRGRSKFDRPILSDWPLRNHERDEFITERKGFERRPASPPLPLLPQRGRWARDVRERSRSPIRDPIRSPLRISLRSPRGLPPKDFRRDVFVEREHIYRRGLGQERDGGPF from the exons ATGGTTTCGAGGGATAAAGACTCTACGACTAACCACCAGCCGTTATTGAGCAGCCTGGTAGTACGGCCATCGAATAGTGACGGAGTCGGTGCAACCAGTGGCGGCCGCGTTGGTCGTGGAAGCGATTTCGAGGCCGGTGAGGTTCCTCGTGACCCTCCACAATATTCTCGATTGGATCGATATTCAGCTGATTTGG GATATAGAATACATGCAGGTTCAGCTTCTCCAACACGTCATCGGGATGATCACCGGTATGTTTCTGATTTTGATCGTTCTGGTGATCTTATGCGGGGCCGTGAATTTGGAGGCAGGAGCGATCATGGTAGATATCGAGAGACTTCACCCCATTACAGTCGAAGAATAAGTGGTGGAAGGCCATATGGGAGAGGTTTTGATAGCCCTGGACTTGCTCCTGGGCCATTTAGAGGGGAACGTAGTAATAATCCAAATGTGTGTCCTAGGGATGGGGATTGGTATTGCTCAGATCCTTT ATGTGACAACCTAAACTTTGGAAGACGAGAATTTTGTAACAAATGCAACAGACCCCGCACTGGAGCTGGTGGAAGACCTCGAAGAGGCCCTGTTGGTGGTCCACCGTCCCTGCATTCTCCTCCTAGACGCTTTACTGCCCACCCAATTGAACGTTCTCCTGGCAGGACTCCTAATGAATATAGGTCTCCTCCCCGTGCTTGGACCAGGGGTTGTTCCAGGGACATTGCAGCTGGTGGTCTGGCACCTCAGAGGTATGAAAACAGGTACTCTGACCTGCGGAGGGATCGGGTGGATTATCTAGAAGACAGCTTCAGAGGAAGATCCAAGTTCGACAGGCCAATTCTTTCCGATTGGCCCCTTAGAAACCATGAAAGGGATGAGTTCATCACCGAGAGGAAGGGATTTGAAAGAAGGCCAGCATCCCCACCACTGCCGTTGCTTCCTCAGCGTGGCCGCTGGGCACGTGATGTGAGAGAGAGGAGCCGCTCCCCTATTAGAGATCCAATTAGATCTCCATTGAGAATCTCGCTTCGGTCTCCACGCGGCCTTCCACCAAAAGACTTCCGTAGAGATGTGTTTGTCGAAAGGGAGCACATTTATAGGCGCGGCCTTGGACAAGAGCGCGATGGAGGTCCATTTTAG
- the LOC111792626 gene encoding uncharacterized protein LOC111792626 isoform X3, whose product MVSRDKDSTTNHQPLLSSLVVRPSNSDGVGATSGGRVGRGSDFEAGYRIHAGSASPTRHRDDHRYVSDFDRSGDLMRGREFGGRSDHGRYRETSPHYSRRISGGRPYGRGFDSPGLAPGPFRGERSNNPNVCPRDGDWYCSDPLCDNLNFGRREFCNKCNRPRTGAGGRPRRGPVGGPPSLHSPPRRFTAHPIERSPGRTPNEYRSPPRAWTRGCSRDIAAGGLAPQRYENRYSDLRRDRVDYLEDSFRGRSKFDRPILSDWPLRNHERDEFITERKGFERRPASPPLPLLPQRGRWARDVRERSRSPIRDPIRSPLRISLRSPRGLPPKDFRRDVFVEREHIYRRGLGQERDGGPF is encoded by the exons ATGGTTTCGAGGGATAAAGACTCTACGACTAACCACCAGCCGTTATTGAGCAGCCTGGTAGTACGGCCATCGAATAGTGACGGAGTCGGTGCAACCAGTGGCGGCCGCGTTGGTCGTGGAAGCGATTTCGAGGCCG GATATAGAATACATGCAGGTTCAGCTTCTCCAACACGTCATCGGGATGATCACCGGTATGTTTCTGATTTTGATCGTTCTGGTGATCTTATGCGGGGCCGTGAATTTGGAGGCAGGAGCGATCATGGTAGATATCGAGAGACTTCACCCCATTACAGTCGAAGAATAAGTGGTGGAAGGCCATATGGGAGAGGTTTTGATAGCCCTGGACTTGCTCCTGGGCCATTTAGAGGGGAACGTAGTAATAATCCAAATGTGTGTCCTAGGGATGGGGATTGGTATTGCTCAGATCCTTT ATGTGACAACCTAAACTTTGGAAGACGAGAATTTTGTAACAAATGCAACAGACCCCGCACTGGAGCTGGTGGAAGACCTCGAAGAGGCCCTGTTGGTGGTCCACCGTCCCTGCATTCTCCTCCTAGACGCTTTACTGCCCACCCAATTGAACGTTCTCCTGGCAGGACTCCTAATGAATATAGGTCTCCTCCCCGTGCTTGGACCAGGGGTTGTTCCAGGGACATTGCAGCTGGTGGTCTGGCACCTCAGAGGTATGAAAACAGGTACTCTGACCTGCGGAGGGATCGGGTGGATTATCTAGAAGACAGCTTCAGAGGAAGATCCAAGTTCGACAGGCCAATTCTTTCCGATTGGCCCCTTAGAAACCATGAAAGGGATGAGTTCATCACCGAGAGGAAGGGATTTGAAAGAAGGCCAGCATCCCCACCACTGCCGTTGCTTCCTCAGCGTGGCCGCTGGGCACGTGATGTGAGAGAGAGGAGCCGCTCCCCTATTAGAGATCCAATTAGATCTCCATTGAGAATCTCGCTTCGGTCTCCACGCGGCCTTCCACCAAAAGACTTCCGTAGAGATGTGTTTGTCGAAAGGGAGCACATTTATAGGCGCGGCCTTGGACAAGAGCGCGATGGAGGTCCATTTTAG
- the LOC111792626 gene encoding uncharacterized protein LOC111792626 isoform X2 — MAMVVNLFGWSFCSCIRENLWRYMDVVHQISFLYNMLLFLISYKSTTIFISGYRIHAGSASPTRHRDDHRYVSDFDRSGDLMRGREFGGRSDHGRYRETSPHYSRRISGGRPYGRGFDSPGLAPGPFRGERSNNPNVCPRDGDWYCSDPLCDNLNFGRREFCNKCNRPRTGAGGRPRRGPVGGPPSLHSPPRRFTAHPIERSPGRTPNEYRSPPRAWTRGCSRDIAAGGLAPQRYENRYSDLRRDRVDYLEDSFRGRSKFDRPILSDWPLRNHERDEFITERKGFERRPASPPLPLLPQRGRWARDVRERSRSPIRDPIRSPLRISLRSPRGLPPKDFRRDVFVEREHIYRRGLGQERDGGPF; from the exons ATGGCAATGGTTGTCAATTTGTTTGGATGGTCCTTTTGCAGTTGTATCAGGGAAAATCTTTGGAGATATATGGATGTTGTACATCAAATAAGCTTCCTATACAATATGTTACTTTTCTTAATATCTTATAAATCCACTACCATCTTTATTTCAGGATATAGAATACATGCAGGTTCAGCTTCTCCAACACGTCATCGGGATGATCACCGGTATGTTTCTGATTTTGATCGTTCTGGTGATCTTATGCGGGGCCGTGAATTTGGAGGCAGGAGCGATCATGGTAGATATCGAGAGACTTCACCCCATTACAGTCGAAGAATAAGTGGTGGAAGGCCATATGGGAGAGGTTTTGATAGCCCTGGACTTGCTCCTGGGCCATTTAGAGGGGAACGTAGTAATAATCCAAATGTGTGTCCTAGGGATGGGGATTGGTATTGCTCAGATCCTTT ATGTGACAACCTAAACTTTGGAAGACGAGAATTTTGTAACAAATGCAACAGACCCCGCACTGGAGCTGGTGGAAGACCTCGAAGAGGCCCTGTTGGTGGTCCACCGTCCCTGCATTCTCCTCCTAGACGCTTTACTGCCCACCCAATTGAACGTTCTCCTGGCAGGACTCCTAATGAATATAGGTCTCCTCCCCGTGCTTGGACCAGGGGTTGTTCCAGGGACATTGCAGCTGGTGGTCTGGCACCTCAGAGGTATGAAAACAGGTACTCTGACCTGCGGAGGGATCGGGTGGATTATCTAGAAGACAGCTTCAGAGGAAGATCCAAGTTCGACAGGCCAATTCTTTCCGATTGGCCCCTTAGAAACCATGAAAGGGATGAGTTCATCACCGAGAGGAAGGGATTTGAAAGAAGGCCAGCATCCCCACCACTGCCGTTGCTTCCTCAGCGTGGCCGCTGGGCACGTGATGTGAGAGAGAGGAGCCGCTCCCCTATTAGAGATCCAATTAGATCTCCATTGAGAATCTCGCTTCGGTCTCCACGCGGCCTTCCACCAAAAGACTTCCGTAGAGATGTGTTTGTCGAAAGGGAGCACATTTATAGGCGCGGCCTTGGACAAGAGCGCGATGGAGGTCCATTTTAG
- the LOC111792294 gene encoding protein tesmin/TSO1-like CXC 5, with the protein MDDLPPPNAQTGSEEPDSVVAFDVTAKKLARQLNFTEFGGAVLPELPHFQSQSHSQSRCQSESPAVMVVQSPSQPKSPQHLMVLPVGTQSPHPVAVRKPDSPKSRSRSVETKDATPKKQKQCNCKHSRCLKLYCECFASGIYCDGCNCANCYNNVENEVSRREAVETTLERNPNAFRPKIASSPHGPRESRDEIGEVVMLGKHYKGCHCKKSSCLKKYCECFQANILCSENCKCMDCKNFEGSDERQALLHGDHVNNMAYIQQAANAAITGAIGSSGYACLSTSKKRKGPELCFGPTGKDAPCNSIAQFHQANNMLSSGASTSSPLPVAHVGSPAAPGPSKFSFRSLLADLIQMNDLKELCSVLVVLSSEASNNIAEQRIAEKQINDPLQISRASTGDRSQDQEADAKAADVECGSLNQGDRIVHHNSNSDGSDTTRARSMSPGTLALMCDEKDTMFTGAALAHGLAGHGCNTSSHMLDKSVSEVYIEQERIVLTKFRDCLNKLITPGEIKETNSVEARNENHSKNSTSNSGYRQRIISHGVVKDVALSAPRIPPIDAAAHHTSNKMLPLPENGKE; encoded by the exons ATGGACGATTTACCCCCGCCAAATGCTCAAACTGGTAGTGAGGAACCGGATAGCGTGGTTGCATTTGATGTTACTGCTAAGAAACTAGCTAGACAGCTGAATTTTACGGAGTTTGGTGGTGCAGTCCTACCAGAGCTCCCTCATTTTCAGTCGCAGTCTCATTCTCAGTCTCGTTGTCAATCAGAGTCACCAGCCGTGATGGTGGTGCAGAGTCCGTCGCAGCCAAAGTCCCCACAACATTTGATGGTTTTGCCCGTCGGGACACAATCGCCTCATCCTGTGGCTGTGAG AAAGCCAGATTCTCCAAAGTCACGATCAAGGTCTGTAGAAACAAAAGATGCTACtccaaagaaacaaaaacagtgCAACTGTAAACACTCACGCTGCTTAAAGCT GTACTGTGAGTGCTTTGCATCTGGAATATACTGTGATGGTTGCAATTGTGCAAATTGCTATAACAATGTCGAGAATGAAGTTTCTAGGAGAGAAGCAGTTGAAACTACTTTAGAACGTAATCCAAATGCATTCCGACCAAAGATAGCTAGCAGCCCGCATGGACCACGAGAAAGCAGG GATGAGATTGGAGAGGTTGTAATGCTGGGAAAGCACTACAAAGGATGCCATTGCAAGAAATCAAGTTGCTTAAAGAAGTATTGTGAGTGTTTTCAGGCCAATATTCTCTGCTCTGAAAACTGCAAGTGCATGGACTGTAAGAATTTTGAAGGAAGTGACGAGAGACAAGCACTTCTCCATGGTGACCATGTCAACAACATGGCTTATATTCAGCAGGCAGCCAATGCTGCAATAACTGGAGCTATTGGATCCTCTGGTTATGCTTGCCTTTCCacttcaaagaaaagaaaaggcccaGAGCTTTGCTTTGGCCCTACAGGGAAGGATGCCCCCTGCAACAGCATAGCCCAATTTCATCAG GCTAATAATATGTTGTCTTCTGGCGCATCTACGTCATCTCCCCTCCCTGTTGCTCATGTTGGCAGCCCTGCAGCACCGGGACCTTCAAAGTTTTCATTCAG GTCCTTATTGGCAGACCTCATCCAGATGAACGACTTAAAGGAGCTTTGCTCAGTTTTAGTGGTGTTATCGAGCGAAGCTTCCAATAATATAGCAG AACAAAGAATTGCTGAGAAGCAGATAAATGATCCACTGCAGATTTCACGTGCTTCAACTGGAGATAGGTCACAGGACCAGGAAGCAGATGCGAAAGCCGCAGATGTCGAGTGTGGAAGTTTAAACCAAGGTGATAGAATTGTACATCATAATTCCAATTCAGATGGTTCGGACACGACAAGGGCAAGGTCGATGTCCCCTGGAACTTTAGCTTTAATGTGTGATGAAAAGGATACCATGTTCACGGGAGCTGCTCTAGCTCATGGGTTGGCAGGCCATGGTTGCAACACATCATCACATATGCTTGATAAGTCTGTATCAGAAGTCTACATAGAGCAGGAACGGATTGTTTTGACAAAGTTTCGAGATTGTCTTAATAAACTCATCACTCCTGGAGAGATAAAAG AAACAAATTCAGTAGAAGCGAGGAATGAAAACCACAGCAAGAATTCCACCTCAAACAGTGGATACCGACAGAGAATTATTAGCCATGGAGTCGTAAAAGATGTCGCTCTCTCGGCACCGAGAATACCACCGATCGATGCTGCAGCTCATCATACTAGTAATAAAATGCTACCCCTACCTGAAAATGGGAAGGAGTAA
- the LOC111792282 gene encoding proteinaceous RNase P 1, chloroplastic/mitochondrial-like, which translates to MVGCCKSPQMASSSFISIQQYHSPSKFSSTLTAFNCSCFSRFPSFFPPKHTLRLVRVGDRVVGETSTTTRDRKPSKNLSFSITQKRSKNGSRRLGSGNETLVKKSVEDLVNLEVEERNGKRVERDKNVRNSSGSANGMKTGSGISNIKSISDSSSLKVSGGSRNGEKVKEKSMRKQVVEEKDKLSKGSNEIPFRANLDMCSKMGDFMGAIKLYEWTQREGIKLGQYHYAVIMYLCSSAALGVIQPAKSGRGNRTLSSLALSEVGSYENPITLGGQHDNKENIVQSTNILEDEDLKRYALEKGFEIYEKMRAENIPMNEATLTSVARMAMSVGDGDLAFDIVKQMKPLGLNPRLRSYGPALSTFCNKGEIDKAFSVEKHMLEHGVYPEEPELAALLRVSINASNAAKVYYLLHKLRTGVRQVSTSTADLITTWFKSKDATRVGKVKLDKVKIREAIENGGGGWHGLGWLGRGKWNVSSTNVGKDGMCKACGEKLVTIDLDPIETENFAESVAAIATKREKNSSFQKFQKWLEHYGPFEAVIDAANVGLFMERNFTPSRVNLIANGIRQKLSSKKWPLIVLHHRRITGRKMNEALNRTLIEKWKNGNALYATPTGSNDDWYWLYAAIKFKCLLVTNDEMRDHTFQLLGNDFFPRWKERHQVRFSFSATGPVFHMPPPCSVVIQESEKGHWHVPIASEHSYEEDREWLCITRGKSQLHKTRQEYPLEIEEPQNQKNEPEPKKQSQNQMPT; encoded by the exons ATGGTAGGGTGCTGCAAAAGCCCACAAATGGCCTCCTCTTCCTTCATTTCCATACAGCAATACCACTCTCCCAGTAAGTTCTCATCAACTCTCACCGCTTTCAATTGCTCTTGTTTTTCACGCTTTCCCAGTTTCTTTCCTCCCAAACACACACTTCGTTTAGTTAGAGTAGGAGATAGAGTTGTGGGAGAAACTTCAACTACTACCAGAGACCGTAAACCTTCGAAGAACCTTTCGTTTTCGATAACCCAGAAGCGAAGTAAAAATGGGTCTCGTCGTTTAGGGTCTGGAAATGAAACGCTGGTTAAGAAATCTGTGGAAGACCTTGTTAATTTAGAGGTGGAGGAGAGAAATGGGAAAAGGGTTGAGAGGGATAAAAACGTTAGGAATAGCTCTGGTTCTGCTAATGGAATGAAAACGGGTTCTGGGATTTCTAATATCAAGTCTATAAGTGACAGTAGTTCACTGAAAGTTTCTGGTGGTTCAAGGAATGGTGAGAAGGTTAAAGAAAAGAGCATGCGAAAACAGGTGGTAGAGGAGAAGGATAAATTGTCTAAAGGGAGTAATGAAATCCCATTTAGAGCCAACTTGGATATGTGCTCCAAGATGGGGGATTTCATGGGGGCAATTAAATTGTATGAATGGACTCAAAGAGAAGGAATTAAGCTGGGGCAATATCATTATGCTGTCATTATGTATCTTTGTTCCTCAGCTGCTTTAGGTGTTATTCAACCCGCTAAAAGTGGTCGTGGTAACCGAACTTTGAGTTCATTAGCTTTGTCTGAGGTGGGTTCTTATGAAAATCCCATTACACTTGGTGGACAGCATGACAATAAGGAGAATATAGTTCAATCTACAAATATTCTGGAAGATGAAGATTTAAAAAGATATGCCCTCGAGAAGGGATTCGAGATCTATGAGAAAATGCGTGCTGAAAATATCCCGATGAACGAAGCAACATTGACATCTGTGGCTCGAATGGCGATGTCTGTGGGTGATGGCGATCTGGCATTTGATATAGTGAAGCAGATGAAGCCATTAGGACTTAATCCAAGATTGCGCTCTTATGGCCCTGCGCTTTCTACTTTCTGCAATAAAGGGGAGATAGATAAAGCATTTTCAGTTGAGAAGCACATGTTGGAGCATGGTGTCTATCCAGAAGAGCCCGAGTTGGCAGCGCTTTTAAGAGTAAGTATAAACGCAAGTAACGCCGCAAAGGTGTACTATTTGTTGCATAAATTAAGAACAGGTGTAAGACAAGTCTCAACCTCTACTGCAGATCTTATTACTACCTGGTTTAAGAGCAAAGATGCAACAAGAGTGGGAAAAGTAAAACTGGATAAAGTGAAAATAAGGGAAGCTATAGAAAATGGCGGTGGAGGTTGGCATGGATTGGGATGGTTGGGAAGAGGAAAATGGAATGTTTCATCTACAAATGTCGGAAAGGATGGCATGTGTAAAGCCTGTGGGGAAAAATTGGTAACAATTGATCTTGATCCTATTGAAACTGAGAATTTTGCTGAATCTGTTGCAGCCATAGccacaaaaagagagaaaaattcaAGTTTTCAGAAATTTCAA AAATGGCTTGAACATTATGGACCATTTGAAGCAGTGATAGATGCTGCTAATGTTGGCCTGTTTATGGAAAGAAACTTCACACCATCTAGA GTCAATTTAATCGCCAATGGAATACGGCAGAAGCTTTCTTCAAAGAAGTGGCCTCTGATTGTATTGCATCACAGGCGAATCACTGGACGTAAGATGAATGAAGCACTCAATAGAACATTGATTGAGAAGTGGAAAAATGGCAATGCACTGTATGCAACGCCTACTGGATCAAATGATGATTG GTACTGGTTGTATGCagcaatcaaattcaaatgctTGCTTGTGACGAACGATGAGATGCGAGACCATACGTTCCAACTTCTTGGAAATGATTTCTTCCCTAGATGGAAAGAAAGGCATCAA GTGCGTTTTAGTTTCTCTGCTACTGGTCCAGTGTTTCACATGCCTCCACCCTGTTCTGTCGTAATTCAG GAATCAGAAAAAGGCCATTGGCATGTTCCCATTGCATCAGAGCATAGTTACGAAGAAGATAGAGAATGGCTATGTATTACAAGAGGGAAATCACAATTACACAAAACGAGACAAGAGTATCCGCTCGAAATTGAAG AACCGCAGAATCAAAAGAATGAGCCGGAACCGAAGAAGCAAAGCCAAAACCAAATGCCTACCTAA
- the LOC111792283 gene encoding uncharacterized protein LOC111792283 encodes MPLDGAKSVVYRSFITCDDPKGVVDCNIIKISKVNSQKLEEKIKTQRTSRNQKRVLISQGEQEELISTEMREGIHGRSSLPFMEILSSKAVRSESKSKEISKDMLEGTSSLRESLIILARLQEASNKLVRLKMKYQRSFSCHLEDESSPVDVKKSKLSRHGSSRHGVDEVKKVIRDSLVKRDVTHDVTISEKSCFRDMSSDSGSEIPSTSSSQSSMVNDGVKCCHVSTLAQKNLKRNNLIAKLMGLEEMSSRSVQTTPKKEFEFDKISGYKTLPKSKSAINKEDPEKRTLREILEKMPFNRLTESNSDKELKLHYPHSCNNDSKQRSRDAPPIVLIKPKPLPPNELEEAFNQKPMLRRSKKKELRPFNVSADFHEGVLISDKLQRKQEAEGISLTPITQEGIMPRKLRTCVVDAKKKAAEKLETSSPIHDMPHEKEPSDENILTSTRKLVEKEFAEEKVVSKPQHEEKATSTNPRKNKTHKQRGSIPDSMSGRAMRAISNDHNCQKKEEAVLACSEVNSLTHIVEAKKDDESSDPNESADLPTNQIKVTLMDLITMESETEECDTKIIECCNESLNSLSPSSPKLETDTSTTEVIDPNSHTEKEIESYDQGTNLKALLLRSSSLLCHAGELFDLNLNGRTMLQAASRCNDPDTPNTKPFIDCAIELIERKSQVANSLLLGHSSNTKVETSIEKLVEEVCDNIDMLTSYHENLHVDTLATVLERDLYCKKLMNGTWDFGWKKGFSRSESEEIVNDTERLILNELIDEFFK; translated from the exons ATGCCTCTGGACGGTGCAAAATCAGTGGTTTACAGATCATTTATCACTTGTGATGATCCAAAAGGGGTGGTTGATTGCAATATAATCAAGATATCCAAAGTGAATTCTCAGAAGCTGGAAGAAAAGATTAAGACTCAGAGGACTAGTAGAAATCAAAAAAGAGTTTTGATATCTCAGGGAGAGCAAGAGGAGCTGATCTCTACAGAGATGAGGGAGGGAATTCATGGCCGATCCTCTCTTCCATTCATGGAGATCCTCTCTTCTAAGGCGGTGAGATCTGAGAGTAAATCCAAGGAGATTTCTAAGGATATGTTGGAAGGAACTTCAAGTTTAAGAGAATCGCTGATTATTCTGGCCAGGTTGCAAGAAGCTTCCAACAAGTTGGTTCGGTTAAAGATGAAGTATCAAAGAAGTTTTTCTTGTCATCTTGAAGATGAAAGCTCTCCAGTTGATGTTAAAAAATCTAAGCTTTCCAGACATGGTTCTTCAAGACATGGTGTTGATGAGGTTAAGAAGGTGATCAGAGACAGCCTAGTGAAGCGAGATGTGACACATGATGTTACCATTAGTGAAAAGTCTTGTTTCCGAGATATGAGTTCGGACTCGGGATCGGAAATTCCATCGACTAGCTCCAGCCAATCCTCAATGGTTAATGATGGAGTCAAATGTTGTCATGTTTCAACACTTGCACAGAAGAATTTGAAACGTAATAACCTGATTGCTAAGCTTATGGGGCTAGAAGAAATGTCATCAAGATCAGTGCAAACTACTCCAAAGAAAGAGTTCGAATTCGATAAGATCTCAGGTTACAAAACATTGCCCAAGTCTAAATCTGCCATCAACAAGGAGGATCCTGAAAAGAGAACCTTGAGAGAAATACTTGAAAAAATGCCCTTCAACAGGCTTACAGAGAGTAATTCTGATAAAGAGCTTAAGCTTCATTATCCTCATTCCTGTAATAATGATTCGAAACAAAGGTCGAGAGACGCACCGCCAATTGTGTTGATAAAACCCAAGCCTCTTCCTCCTAATGAATTGGAGGAAGCTTTCAACCAAAAACCTATGCTAAGAAgatcgaaaaagaaagaacttcGGCCATTCAATGTTTCTGCAGATTTCCATGAAGGAGTCTTGATTTCAGATAAATTGCAAAGAAAGCAAGAGGCAGAAGGGATTTCACTCACACCGATTACTCAAGAAGGAATAATGCCTAGGAAATTAAGAACATGTGTTGTTGATGCAAAGAAGAAGGCTGCAGAGAAGTTGGAAACATCTAGTCCAATACATGATATGCCTCATGAGAAGGAGCCAAGTGATGAGAACATTCTTACATCAACCAGAAAACTGGTAGAAAAAGAATTTGCAGAAGAAAAAGTAGTATCAAAACCACAGCATGAAGAAAAAGCAACCTCCACTAATCCAAGGAAGAATAAAACTCATAAACAACGTGGCTCGATTCCAGATTCTATGTCGGGACGAGCAATGAGAGCAATATCTAACGATCATAACTGTCAGAAAAAGGAGGAAGCAGTGCTTGCTTGTTCAGAAGTTAATTCACTT ACCCACATAGTTGAAGCCAagaaagatgatgaaagttctGATCCAAATGAAAGTGCTGACCTTCCAACAAACCAAATCAAAGTTACTCTTATGGATTTAATTACTATGGAGAGCGAAACTGAAGAATGTGACACCAAAATTATAG AATGCTGCAACGAGAGCCtgaactctctctctccatcgAGCCCCAAACTCGAGACCGACACAAGTACAACAGAAGTTATCGACCCCAACAGTCATACTGAAAAAGAGATCGAAAGCTATGATCAAGGAACTAATCTGAAAGCATTGCTTTTGAGAAGTTCCTCATTACTATGTCATGCAGGGGAGCTTTTTGATCTCAATCTAAATGGTAGAACAATGTTGCAAGCAGCATCTCGCTGCAACGATCCCGACACCCCGAATACAAAGCCATTCATAGATTGTGCAATCGAACTCATTGAACGTAAAAGCCAAGTAGCCAATTCTCTATTACTAGGACATAGTAGCAACACAAAAGTAGAAACTTCCATAGAAAAACTGGTCGAGGAAGTGTGCGACAACATCGACATGCTAACGAGTTACCACGAGAATCTTCATGTAGATACTCTAGCAACAGTGTTAGAGAGAGATCTATACTGCAAAAAGCTGATGAATGGAACATGGGATTTTGGTTGGAAGAAAGGATTTTCCAGAAGTGAAAGTGAAGAGATTGTAAATGACACAGAGAGGCTGATATTGAATGAACTTATTGACGAGTTCTTCAAATGA